Proteins encoded by one window of Vigna radiata var. radiata cultivar VC1973A chromosome 5, Vradiata_ver6, whole genome shotgun sequence:
- the LOC106761937 gene encoding cellulose synthase A catalytic subunit 1 [UDP-forming] → MEASAGMVAGSHKRNELVRIRHDSSDSGSKPLKSLNGQICQICGDTVGLTATGDVFVACNECAFPVCRPCYEYERKDGNQSCPQCKTRYKRHRGSPRVEGDEDEVDSDDIENEFNYAQGKAKARRQWEEDADLSSSSRRESQQPIPLLTNGQTMSGEIPCATPDTQSVRTTSGPLGPSEKVHSLPYIDPRQPVPVRIVDPSKDLNSYGLGNVDWKERVEGWKLKQEKNMVQMTGRYAEGKGGDVEGTGSNGEELQMVDDARQPMSRVVPIPSSQLTPYRVVIVLRLIILGFFLQYRVTHPVKDAYPLWLTSVICEIWFALSWILDQFPKWSPVNRETYLERLALRYDRDGEPSQLDPVDVFVSTVDPLKEPPLVTANTVLSILSVDYPVDKVSCYVSDDGSAMLTFEALSETAEFAKKWVPFCKKHNIEPRAPEFYFAQKIDYLKDKIQPSFVKERRLMKREYEEFKVRINALVAKAQKMPEEGWTMQDGTPWPGNNPRDHPGMIQVFLGHSGGLDTDGNELPRLVYVSREKRPGFQHHKKAGAMNALIRVSAVLTNGAYLLNVDCDHYFNNSKALKEAMCFMMDPVLGKKTCYVQFPQRFDGIDLHDRYANRNIVFFDINMKGQDGVQGPVYVGTGCCFNRQALYGYDPVLTEEDLEPNIIVKSCWGSRKKGKGGNKKYIDKKRAMNRTESTVPIFNMEDIEEGVEGYDDERSLLMSQKSLEKRFGQSPVFIAATFMEQGGIPPSTNPATLLKEAIHVISCGYEDKTEWGKEIGWIYGSVTEDILTGFKMHARGWISIYCMPPRPAFKGSAPINLSDRLNQVLRWALGSIEIFLSRHCPLWYGYNGRLKPLMRLAYINTIVYPFTSIPLIAYCTLPAFCLLTNKFIIPEISNFASMWFILLFVSIFTTSILELRWSGVSIEDWWRNEQFWVIGGTSAHLFAVFQGLLKVLAGIDTNFTVTSKASDEDGDFAELYVFKWTSLLIPPTTVLIVNLVGIVAGVSYAINSGYQSWGPLFGKLFFAIWVIAHLYPFLKGLLGRQNRTPTIVIVWSVLLASIFSLLWVRIDPFTSGSNRLTNGQCGINC, encoded by the exons ATGGAAGCGAGTGCGGGAATGGTCGCTGGCTCGCACAAACGTAACGAGCTCGTTCGGATTCGCCACGATTCTTCTGACAGCGGG TCTAAACCCTTGAAGAGCTTGAATGGGCAAATCTGTCAAATATGCGGTGATACTGTTGGATTGACTGCGACTGGTGATGTGTTTGTTGCTTGCAACGAATGCGCCTTCCCCGTGTGTCGTCCTTGTTATGAATACGAGCGAAAGGATGGGAACCAGTCTTGTCCACAGTGCAAGACTAGATACAAGAGGCACAGAG GAAGTCCTCGAGTAGAgggagatgaagatgaagtgGACTCTGATGACATAGAGAATGAGTTCAATTATGCCCAGGGAAAGGCCAAGGCCAGGCGGCAGTGGGAGGAAGATGCTGACCTTTCATCGTCGTCTAGACGTGAATCTCAACAGCCAATTCCCCTCCTCACCAATGGCCAAACG ATGTCTGGTGAGATTCCATGTGCCACTCCTGATACTCAATCTGTGCGAACTACTTCAGGTCCTTTGGGCCCATCTGAAAAGGTCCACTCACTCCCCTATATTGATCCAAGGCAACCAG TTCCTGTAAGAATTGTGGACCCATCAAAGGACTTAAATTCTTATGGTCTGGGAAATGTTGACTGGAAAGAAAGGGTTGAAGGTTGGAAGCTCAAGCAGGAGAAAAATATGGTACAAATGACCGGTAGATACGCCGAGGGGAAAGGAGGAGATGTTGAAGGGACTGGTTCTAATGGAGAAGAACTTCAAAT GGTTGACGATGCTCGACAACCCATGAGTCGTGTGGTGCCAATTCCTTCATCTCAGCTGACACCTTATCGTGTTGTTATTGTACTCCGGTTGATTATTCTTGGCTTCTTCTTGCAATATCGTGTAACACACCCTGTGAAAGATGCATACCCACTGTGGCTGACATCAGTTATTTGTGAGATTTGGTTTGCCTTATCCTGGATACTGGATCAGTTTCCAAAATGGTCTCCAGTCAATCGTGAGACTTATCTTGAACGGCTTGCTTTAAG ATATGATCGTGATGGAGAACCATCACAGCTAGATCCTGTTGATGTGTTTGTGAGTACAGTGGACCCCCTTAAAGAGCCACCTCTTGTAACTGCAAACACAGTGTTGTCTATACTTTCTGTTGATTACCCTGTGGACAAAGTTTCCTGCTACGTATCAGATGATGGTTCAGCTATGCTGACGTTTGAAGCACTATCAGAAACAGCTGAGTTTGCAAAGAAGTGGGTGCCCTTCTGCAAAAAGCACAATATTGAACCAAGAGCCCCGGAGTTTTATTTTGCACAGAAGATTGATTACTTGAAGGACAAGATTCAACCCTCATTTGTAAAGGAGCGACGATTAATGAAG AGAGAATATGAAGAATTCAAAGTACGGATCAATGCCCTTGTAGCCAAAGCTCAGAAGATGCCAGAGGAAGGTTGGACAATGCAGGATGGAACTCCTTGGCCTGGAAATAATCCTAGGGATCATCCTGGAATGATTCAG GTGTTCTTAGGTCACAGTGGAGGGCTGGATACAGATGGAAATGAGCTTCCTAGACTTGTTTATGTTTCTCGTGAGAAGCGACCAGGCTTCCAACATCACAAGAAGGCTGGAGCTATGAATGCATTG ATTCGTGTATCTGCTGTCTTGACCAATGGTGCATATCTTCTGAATGTGGATTGTGATCACTATTTTAATAATAGCAAAGCTCTGAAAGAAGCCATGTGTTTCATGATGGATCCTGTTCTTGGAAAGAAGACATGCTATGTGCAATTTCCTCAGAGATTTGATGGCATTGACTTGCATGATAGATATGCCAATCGCAATATTGTGTTCTTTGAT ATCAACATGAAAGGTCAAGATGGTGTTCAGGGTCCAGTCTATGTGGGAACTGGTTGTTGTTTCAACAGGCAGGCTTTGTATGGTTATGATCCTGTTCTGACTGAGGAAGATTTGGAACCTAACATTATTGTAAAGAGTTGTTGGGGTTCTAGAAAGAAGGGAAAGGGTGGGAATAAGAAGTACATTGACAAGAAGAGGGCGATGAACAGAACAGAATCTACTGTTCCCATATTTAATATGGAAGACATAGAGGAGGGTGTTGAAG GTTATGATGATGAAAGGTCACTGCTTATGTCTCAAAAGAGTTTGGAGAAGCGTTTCGGTCAGTCTCCAGTTTTTATTGCTGCCACTTTCATGGAGCAGGGAGGCATTCCACCTTCAACAAACCCTGCAACTCTTCTTAAGGAAGCAATCCACGTTATCAGCTGTGGTTATGAAGACAAGACTGAATGGGGAAAAGAG ATTGGATGGATCTATGGTTCGGTGACAGAAGATATCTTGACTGGGTTTAAGATGCATGCTCGTGGTTGGATTTCCATCTATTGCATGCCACCTCGCCCAGCATTTAAGGGTTCTGCTCCTATCAATCTTTCAGATCGTCTCAATCAGGTGCTTCGGTGGGCATTGGGTTCAATTGAGATTTTTCTTAGCAGGCATTGTCCCTTGTGGTATGGATACAATGGAAGGTTGAAGCCCCTGATGAGACTTGCTTATATTAACACTATTGTCTACCCCTTTACCTCAATCCCTTTGATTGCTTACTGTACGCTTCCTGCCTTTTGTCTCctcacaaataaatttattattcctGAG ATAAGCAACTTTGCCAGCATGTGGTTCATTCTGCTCTTCGTCTCCATTTTTACTACTTCAATTCTTGAGCTTAGGTGGAGTGGGGTGAGCATAGAAGACTGGTGGAGAAATGAACAATTCTGGGTTATCGGTGGAACTTCTGCACATCTTTTTGCTGTGTTTCAGGGGCTTCTAAAAGTGCTTGCTGGGATCGATACAAATTTTACTGTTACATCAAAGGCATCGGACGAGGATGGGGATTTTGCAGAGCTTTATGTGTTTAAATGGACATCACTTCTCATCCCTCCTACGACGGTGCTTATTGTGAACTTGGTAGGGATTGTGGCTGGTGTGTCCTACGCCATAAACAGTGGTTACCAGTCTTGGGGTCCACTATTTGGGAAGCTGTTCTTTGCTATCTGGGTCATTGCCCATTTATACCCATTCTTGAAGGGTCTCTTGGGCAGGCAAAATCGTACCCCGACCATTGTTATTGTCTGGTCGGTTCTTCTTGCTTCAATATTCTCCTTGCTCTGGGTGAGGATTGATCCATTTACCTCAGGCTCCAACAGATTAACCAATGGTCAATGTGGCATCAACTGTTAG